Proteins encoded in a region of the Wolbachia endosymbiont (group A) of Anomoia purmunda genome:
- the ccmE gene encoding cytochrome c maturation protein CcmE — protein MKKKHKRLLITSGIFCFLSCIVFFILTTLKENISFFYTVSEAIVLPNNQKPIRVGGIVVEDSVIRSESEVIFQMTDFNKSIMVKYQGILPPMFSEKSGIVVQGKMSDNSTFLADKAFAKHDENYMPKVLK, from the coding sequence ATGAAGAAGAAACATAAGCGATTACTTATAACTTCAGGAATTTTCTGCTTTTTAAGCTGCATAGTCTTTTTTATTTTAACAACACTCAAAGAAAATATCTCATTTTTCTATACAGTAAGTGAAGCCATAGTCTTGCCAAATAATCAAAAGCCAATCCGTGTTGGTGGTATAGTTGTTGAAGATAGTGTGATACGGAGCGAAAGTGAAGTGATTTTTCAAATGACAGATTTTAATAAGAGCATTATGGTGAAATATCAGGGAATACTTCCACCAATGTTTTCAGAAAAAAGTGGTATTGTTGTGCAAGGTAAAATGTCTGATAACAGTACTTTTCTTGCAGATAAGGCGTTTGCAAAACATGATGAGAACTATATGCCGAAAGTTTTAAAATAG
- a CDS encoding biotin--[acetyl-CoA-carboxylase] ligase: MIPEGFHIHHYKKVSSTNKEALDLIDKGISNETVIVADKQTEGRGRTGKNWISPEGNFCASLVINLFNDYLNESQLSVSFQRVTLESRNQEEWSSTQLYKRCGIPTKDDVIPVPRHWDPENLITNGHIRQLCNKNWIPVSRTGMTPHTTCKLQCSHSYASSSGENTGMTERGLMNQVGKLTELTFVTALAVGNTILSFINGLNLQYKWPNDVLIDGKKISGILLEKRSNSNWLIIGIGINVNHAPLPGTTCISNYGESVSNIDLSKELIINFNKIRKQWLFDGFYAIRKMWLTRAFKLNEQISVKLADKLHEGIFADIDKSGKLVLQQKDGSLIYFDAGELFIDNAL; encoded by the coding sequence GTGATCCCTGAGGGTTTTCATATTCATCATTACAAAAAAGTTTCAAGCACTAATAAAGAAGCGTTGGATTTAATTGATAAAGGAATATCAAATGAAACCGTTATTGTTGCTGATAAACAAACAGAGGGTAGAGGGCGCACTGGAAAAAACTGGATTTCTCCAGAGGGTAATTTCTGTGCGAGTTTGGTGATAAACCTCTTTAACGATTATCTGAATGAAAGCCAGCTTTCGGTGTCATTCCAGCGCGTGACGCTGGAATCTAGAAATCAAGAAGAATGGTCAAGCACACAACTGTACAAACGTTGTGGTATTCCCACCAAGGATGATGTCATCCCAGTGCCCAGACACTGGGATCCAGAAAACTTAATTACAAATGGGCACATCAGGCAACTGTGTAATAAGAACTGGATTCCAGTGTCACGCACTGGAATGACACCACATACCACCTGCAAATTGCAATGTTCGCATAGTTATGCGTCAAGCAGTGGGGAAAATACTGGGATGACAGAAAGAGGTTTAATGAATCAAGTTGGCAAATTAACAGAATTGACTTTTGTTACTGCTCTTGCTGTTGGAAATACTATACTGTCATTTATAAATGGTCTAAATCTCCAGTATAAGTGGCCAAATGATGTCCTTATTGATGGCAAGAAAATAAGTGGAATATTGCTTGAAAAAAGATCCAATTCGAATTGGCTCATTATAGGAATTGGAATTAATGTCAATCATGCACCACTTCCAGGAACAACATGCATTAGCAATTACGGTGAGTCTGTGTCTAACATAGATCTATCAAAGGAATTAATAATAAATTTTAATAAGATAAGAAAGCAATGGCTATTTGATGGGTTTTATGCTATAAGAAAAATGTGGCTCACAAGAGCATTTAAGCTGAATGAACAAATCAGTGTAAAGTTAGCTGACAAATTGCATGAAGGAATTTTTGCTGATATAGATAAAAGTGGTAAATTGGTGCTGCAGCAAAAGGATGGAAGCTTAATTTATTTTGATGCGGGTGAGTTATTTATTGATAATGCATTATGA
- a CDS encoding NADH-quinone oxidoreductase subunit N has translation MNYIQILPETFSIISSLVLLLLGIIFNRRTINLLALGCTVVTLIILILSAENNEIFLFNSLLKLNLYIRSAQGLILSTGILILLMLNLSKYDYKYEFSILILFALFGMITLVLANSLISFYLAFELMSISLYVLASFNKDSIYSCEAGVKYFTLSALSSCIMLYGMSLLYGYTGQTNFSELSSFLQNHQITYGIVFGLVFVLTGLCFKLAIAPFHMWAPDVYQGAPTIVTAFFSTAPKAALVTFLIRLMNEELVNVKSYVQPIFLYVSALSVLISAFGALRQQNLKRLLAYSSIGHIGFIFASLSIFTQAGTDSALMYLVIYIITSIGLFSYLVQIDDDDCDIANLSGIGKKRPIVAFHLSVLLLSMSGIPPLAGFIAKFFIFKSLINSGFISLSLILVIASVISCYYYLNIIKTMYFDKASGNKVAYSKGLFIITSVASLINLVLFLYVLLTH, from the coding sequence ATGAATTATATACAGATATTGCCGGAAACGTTCTCTATTATCTCTTCGTTAGTGTTGCTGCTGCTTGGGATCATATTTAACCGCCGAACTATCAACTTATTAGCACTTGGCTGCACAGTGGTAACTTTGATTATTTTAATTCTTTCGGCAGAAAACAATGAAATTTTTCTCTTTAATTCGTTGTTAAAACTCAATTTATATATCAGGTCAGCCCAAGGGTTAATTCTCAGCACAGGAATTTTAATACTTTTGATGCTGAATTTATCAAAATATGACTATAAATATGAATTTTCAATACTGATTCTTTTTGCGCTATTTGGCATGATAACTTTAGTTTTAGCAAATAGTCTGATTTCTTTTTACTTAGCTTTTGAGTTGATGAGTATATCTTTATATGTTCTTGCGAGCTTTAATAAAGATTCGATTTATTCATGTGAAGCAGGAGTGAAATATTTTACACTCAGTGCGTTATCTTCCTGCATTATGCTGTATGGTATGTCATTGCTTTATGGATATACAGGGCAGACCAATTTTTCTGAGCTCAGTTCATTCTTGCAAAACCATCAGATAACTTATGGAATAGTTTTTGGGTTAGTCTTTGTCCTAACTGGTTTGTGTTTCAAGCTTGCTATTGCTCCTTTTCATATGTGGGCTCCAGATGTCTATCAAGGTGCACCTACCATAGTAACTGCGTTTTTTTCTACAGCTCCAAAAGCTGCACTTGTAACATTTTTAATTCGATTGATGAATGAAGAGTTAGTAAATGTAAAAAGTTATGTTCAGCCTATTTTCTTATACGTTTCAGCATTGTCTGTGCTTATCTCAGCTTTTGGGGCCTTGCGTCAGCAAAACTTAAAAAGGCTGCTTGCTTACAGTTCAATTGGTCACATTGGTTTTATATTTGCTTCACTTTCTATTTTTACACAAGCAGGAACAGATAGTGCCTTAATGTATCTGGTGATATATATCATCACAAGCATAGGGCTATTCTCATATCTCGTACAAATTGACGATGACGATTGTGATATTGCAAACTTGTCTGGTATAGGGAAGAAACGCCCAATTGTAGCATTTCATCTTTCTGTACTGTTACTCTCGATGTCGGGAATACCTCCACTTGCGGGTTTTATCGCTAAATTTTTTATATTCAAAAGTTTAATAAATTCTGGCTTTATCAGCCTGTCCTTGATTCTTGTAATAGCAAGTGTTATATCGTGTTACTATTATCTAAATATCATAAAAACTATGTATTTTGATAAAGCTAGTGGTAATAAGGTTGCTTATTCTAAGGGTCTATTCATTATCACTTCAGTGGCTTCACTGATCAACCTCGTTCTTTTCTTGTACGTTTTACTCACTCATTGA
- a CDS encoding NuoM family protein, with protein sequence MLLLSIFLLPLIGALILPLIRINHQSIHLRFLALFFAVLPFLLSIVACIEFDYNNADFQFVSYPIKNVGIGIDGISLLFLLLTTFLFVICILYNCKMSYTTLSPYMALFLLLESFVVGFFVSLNAISFYVFFEAVLIPMFFIIGIWGGKHRVYATFKLFLYTLTGSLLFLLGLVYIYSIFGTFNIQKLATLVPSLDLEVQSLLWIAFFISFAIKVPMFPFHTWLPDAHVQSPTSGSVILAGLLIKMGGYGFLRFSIPMLPQASLYFSNFVVVLSIIAVIYASLVAFAQDDIKKLIAYSSIAHMGIVTAGLFSFCEEGVLGSIFQMISHGLISAALFLCVGMLYTRTGTLEIAKYFGIVNTMPKFGFMFILFSMASIGLPGTSGFIGEFLAMVGIFKSIGFFTGFIALGTILSAVYMLNLCKQIIWGVSYSKLLNNRLDSIEFSVLILLAVFVILLGFYPTLALNYLKPCMANLLVKYNAL encoded by the coding sequence GTGTTGTTACTTAGTATATTCTTGCTTCCACTGATAGGAGCGTTGATTTTACCCTTAATCAGGATTAATCATCAATCTATACACTTAAGATTCCTTGCCCTATTTTTTGCTGTACTTCCATTTTTGCTTAGCATTGTAGCTTGTATAGAATTTGATTATAACAATGCGGACTTTCAGTTTGTCAGCTATCCAATCAAGAATGTAGGAATAGGGATAGATGGTATATCGTTGCTTTTCCTTCTGCTTACAACTTTCTTGTTTGTAATTTGTATACTCTACAACTGCAAAATGAGCTATACGACCCTCAGTCCATATATGGCATTGTTTCTACTGCTTGAGAGTTTTGTAGTCGGTTTTTTCGTTTCACTGAATGCTATAAGCTTTTATGTGTTTTTTGAAGCTGTTTTAATACCAATGTTCTTTATTATTGGCATCTGGGGAGGAAAACACAGGGTATATGCAACGTTTAAGTTGTTTCTTTATACATTAACTGGCTCATTATTATTCCTACTTGGATTGGTGTACATCTATAGCATTTTTGGAACGTTTAATATACAAAAATTAGCTACATTAGTGCCAAGCCTTGATCTTGAAGTGCAGTCATTGCTGTGGATTGCATTTTTTATTTCTTTTGCAATAAAAGTACCGATGTTTCCATTTCACACTTGGCTTCCTGATGCGCATGTGCAATCACCAACTTCTGGATCTGTGATTTTAGCTGGCTTGCTTATTAAAATGGGGGGATATGGATTTTTAAGGTTTTCTATTCCAATGCTTCCTCAGGCAAGTTTGTATTTTTCAAATTTCGTTGTTGTGCTGAGCATTATTGCGGTGATATATGCTTCTCTAGTTGCGTTTGCTCAAGATGATATAAAGAAGTTAATAGCTTATTCTTCAATAGCACATATGGGGATCGTTACTGCTGGCCTCTTTTCATTTTGTGAGGAAGGAGTACTGGGTAGCATATTTCAAATGATTAGTCATGGCCTTATTTCTGCTGCTTTATTTTTATGTGTTGGAATGCTATATACTCGAACTGGAACTTTGGAGATTGCAAAGTATTTTGGCATAGTAAACACAATGCCAAAATTTGGTTTTATGTTCATTTTATTTTCAATGGCTTCAATAGGGCTACCTGGAACATCTGGGTTCATAGGTGAGTTTTTGGCTATGGTTGGGATATTTAAGAGCATAGGGTTTTTTACAGGATTTATCGCACTTGGCACTATTTTAAGCGCAGTTTATATGCTGAATTTATGTAAGCAAATAATATGGGGGGTTAGCTATTCTAAATTATTAAATAACCGCTTGGATAGCATAGAATTTTCTGTCTTAATTCTGCTTGCAGTGTTTGTTATTTTGCTTGGATTCTACCCAACCCTTGCACTGAATTATTTGAAGCCATGTATGGCAAACTTGTTAGTCAAATATAATGCGCTATGA
- the nuoL gene encoding NADH-quinone oxidoreductase subunit L, which translates to MMDILKLIVFLPLFGSLFAALFRKDVFGQLITTAGIGISAVLSWYVFLTFSENYHLVLFPLFSLSVLKVNWAISVDALSSLMLIVITTVSLVVHLYSIGYMEHDKGKSRFFSYLSLFTFCMIVLVVSDNFVQLFFGWEGVGLCSYLLIGFWFQKYSANNAAIKAFVVNRVGDFSLLIGIFLIYYTFHSLNFTEVFDTTDLLGTQNIRAFCCEFKVTHIICILLFIGCMGKSAQLGLHVWLPDAMEGPTPVSALIHAATMVTAGIFLVAKCSPLFELSNVARELIVIVGALTAFFAATVAITQNDIKKIIAYSTCSQLGYMFMACGLSAYNIAIFHLMTHAFFKALLFLGAGNVIHAMHHEQNIQKMGNCWKKIPCTYTLMWIGSLALSGIFPFAGFYSKDLIIEHAYSTDSFAFIISLVVAFFTAFYSWRLFLLVFHSQKQSKINIHEAPKIMLIPLLILAFGSVFSGVWGANILNITSNAFWKSSLVMIDEHGIHNFFIKLLPTLASLSGIALAYLIYQYQVIRQIKSKFLLKFLQNKWYFDEVYEFVIIAPIRFISRLLWKFDVKAIDSFGPNGVVRLVNECSKSSVKLQTGYIFDYAFIMFVTLIIGALYIIGIK; encoded by the coding sequence ATGATGGATATACTGAAATTAATAGTATTTTTGCCACTTTTTGGTTCGCTATTTGCAGCACTTTTTAGAAAGGATGTTTTTGGTCAGTTAATTACAACGGCAGGGATTGGAATATCTGCAGTTTTATCTTGGTATGTTTTTCTCACCTTCTCTGAAAACTATCATTTAGTTTTATTTCCTCTATTTTCATTAAGTGTATTAAAAGTAAATTGGGCAATTAGTGTGGATGCTCTCTCATCCTTAATGCTGATTGTTATTACCACCGTTTCACTGGTAGTACATCTCTACTCTATCGGTTATATGGAGCATGATAAGGGGAAGTCGAGGTTTTTTTCTTACCTATCGCTATTTACGTTTTGTATGATTGTGCTGGTTGTAAGCGATAATTTCGTGCAGCTTTTTTTTGGCTGGGAAGGGGTTGGCCTATGTTCTTATTTACTCATAGGATTTTGGTTCCAAAAATATTCTGCAAATAATGCAGCAATTAAAGCATTTGTTGTGAATAGGGTAGGAGACTTTTCACTATTGATTGGAATCTTTCTTATTTATTATACATTTCACTCTTTGAATTTTACTGAAGTTTTTGACACAACTGATCTTCTTGGCACGCAGAACATTAGGGCATTCTGCTGTGAATTCAAAGTAACTCATATAATATGCATATTACTTTTTATTGGCTGTATGGGTAAATCTGCACAGCTTGGTTTACATGTTTGGTTGCCAGATGCAATGGAAGGGCCAACTCCTGTTTCTGCACTTATTCACGCAGCAACGATGGTAACAGCAGGTATATTTTTAGTAGCAAAGTGTTCTCCATTGTTTGAGTTATCAAATGTGGCACGAGAATTAATAGTTATCGTTGGAGCACTCACTGCTTTTTTTGCAGCCACCGTTGCAATTACTCAGAACGATATAAAGAAAATAATTGCTTATTCAACCTGCAGTCAACTTGGTTATATGTTCATGGCATGTGGGCTTTCTGCTTACAATATTGCTATTTTTCATTTAATGACACACGCTTTTTTTAAAGCTCTACTATTTCTTGGTGCTGGCAACGTGATTCATGCAATGCATCATGAGCAAAACATTCAGAAAATGGGAAATTGCTGGAAGAAAATCCCTTGCACTTACACTCTCATGTGGATTGGATCTCTTGCACTTTCTGGAATATTTCCATTTGCAGGTTTTTACTCAAAGGATTTGATAATTGAACATGCTTATAGCACGGATAGCTTTGCTTTTATAATAAGCTTAGTTGTTGCATTCTTCACAGCGTTTTACTCTTGGAGGTTATTCCTTCTTGTGTTCCACAGCCAAAAACAAAGTAAAATTAATATACATGAGGCACCAAAGATTATGCTTATACCATTACTGATACTTGCTTTTGGTTCGGTATTTTCTGGAGTGTGGGGAGCAAATATTTTGAACATAACTAGTAATGCGTTTTGGAAATCAAGTTTAGTGATGATTGATGAGCATGGAATTCATAATTTCTTTATAAAACTACTGCCAACCTTAGCGAGCCTAAGTGGAATAGCACTTGCGTACCTAATTTACCAATATCAAGTAATTAGGCAAATTAAGAGTAAATTTTTACTTAAGTTTTTGCAGAATAAATGGTACTTTGATGAGGTATATGAGTTTGTTATCATTGCACCGATAAGGTTTATATCTAGGCTTCTATGGAAATTTGATGTTAAGGCTATTGATTCATTTGGACCAAATGGTGTTGTAAGGTTGGTTAATGAATGTTCAAAAAGTTCTGTAAAGTTGCAAACTGGTTATATATTTGATTATGCATTTATTATGTTTGTTACTTTAATAATCGGTGCTTTATATATTATTGGAATTAAATAG
- the nuoK gene encoding NADH-quinone oxidoreductase subunit NuoK, which produces MEIGLNHFLIVAAILFTIGVWGIFINRKSIINILLSIEILLLAININLVAFSAFMNDIVGQIFVMFVLTVAAAESGVGLAILVVYYRSRGNIDVEQANLMKE; this is translated from the coding sequence ATGGAAATAGGATTAAATCACTTTTTGATAGTTGCTGCTATTTTGTTCACTATTGGAGTGTGGGGTATTTTCATCAACCGTAAGAGCATAATCAATATATTGTTATCAATAGAAATATTATTGCTGGCAATTAATATCAACTTAGTTGCTTTTTCTGCCTTTATGAATGATATAGTTGGGCAAATTTTTGTGATGTTTGTGTTGACTGTTGCGGCAGCAGAGTCAGGAGTTGGGCTTGCAATATTGGTTGTATATTATAGAAGCCGTGGCAATATAGATGTTGAACAAGCAAATTTAATGAAAGAATGA
- a CDS encoding NADH-quinone oxidoreductase subunit J, giving the protein MPFFFYFFAILSILSAVCVISVRNPVHAVLFLIFTFVNSAVLFILLGAEFIAMMVLIVYIGAVAVLFLFVVMMLDIDYIRLRQGFAKHCTLGAMLCVVFFLVISFVIRSSAPNISNVINYNTNNVKAIGNLLYTDYMYAFHLSGILLLVAIVGAVALTLQDKKKGVKKQNVLKQLTQSSSVRLIKAKFGKGVEWK; this is encoded by the coding sequence ATGCCTTTTTTCTTTTATTTTTTTGCAATTCTTAGCATTTTATCTGCTGTATGCGTAATTAGTGTAAGAAATCCTGTGCATGCAGTATTATTTTTAATTTTCACCTTCGTTAACTCTGCAGTGCTTTTTATTCTCCTTGGAGCTGAATTCATTGCTATGATGGTGCTGATAGTATACATCGGTGCGGTTGCGGTGTTGTTCCTCTTTGTAGTTATGATGCTCGATATTGACTACATAAGGTTGCGCCAGGGTTTTGCAAAGCATTGCACTCTTGGTGCTATGTTGTGTGTTGTGTTTTTTCTAGTCATCAGCTTTGTAATCCGCAGCTCAGCACCGAATATAAGCAATGTTATAAACTATAATACCAATAATGTGAAAGCTATTGGTAATTTGCTGTATACCGACTACATGTACGCTTTTCATCTTTCTGGTATTCTGCTGCTTGTTGCAATTGTTGGTGCAGTTGCTCTTACTTTGCAGGACAAGAAAAAAGGAGTTAAAAAACAGAATGTATTAAAGCAATTGACACAATCTTCATCTGTAAGATTGATTAAGGCTAAATTTGGAAAAGGAGTAGAATGGAAATAG
- a CDS encoding ATP-dependent helicase, whose translation MNDYLSLLNPEQQSAVTNIDGPVLILAGAGTGKTRTITSRIAHIIRNGHAYSDEILAVTFTNKAANEMVSRVLELTSTNIPWLGTFHAIAAKILRLHAEIVGLNPNFTIIGVDDQLQVIKNVMNEISPDYLSEKCKTIMNIIQQWKEKCLLPSEVEDIQSFRPVYVTALKVYHQYQERLKFLNSVDFGDLLLYNIQLFNQKTEVLSYYQNKFKYVMVDEYQDTNAIQYLWLKYLAKEHSNICCVGDDDQSIYSWRGAEVENILKFSDDFKNAKTFKLECNYRSTSHILATASYVINHNKTRLEKKLWTTNIEGEKVNLIKLWDGKAEARFISEQILKLNKYRFSDIAVLVRATFQTRVLEEYFIKYSIPYKIISGVKFYERQEVRDIIAYLRLVTNNNDDLAFERIVNRPKRSIGATTLKKIYTTAQDNKISFFEAAKILVNSNQVTERIKLSLNDFLNKIKAWEEIVSVKPLHEFVKIVANQSGYIEMLENDEVTGLARIENVKELISSLKNFDNATTFLEHISLVMEVDNMNNDDTVYVMTLHAAKGLEFPCVFLPGWEEGLFPHQRSFDDKSGKALEEERRLAYVGITRAKERLIISCADRREINNQWQPMRTSRFIKELPRENVEVIKSNAYC comes from the coding sequence ATGAACGATTATCTCTCACTGCTAAATCCAGAACAACAATCAGCTGTAACTAACATAGATGGACCAGTTTTGATACTGGCAGGAGCCGGAACCGGAAAAACAAGAACGATTACTTCAAGAATAGCACACATAATTAGAAATGGTCACGCTTATTCTGATGAAATATTAGCTGTTACATTCACAAACAAAGCAGCAAATGAGATGGTATCAAGGGTACTTGAGCTAACGAGCACAAACATACCATGGCTTGGCACTTTCCATGCAATTGCAGCAAAAATTTTGCGCCTGCATGCAGAAATTGTGGGCTTAAACCCCAATTTTACAATCATTGGTGTGGATGACCAATTACAGGTAATAAAAAACGTCATGAATGAAATAAGCCCTGATTACCTATCAGAAAAATGCAAGACCATTATGAATATTATTCAGCAATGGAAAGAGAAGTGTTTGTTGCCATCTGAAGTGGAAGATATTCAATCATTTAGGCCAGTATATGTAACTGCACTCAAAGTCTATCACCAGTATCAGGAAAGGTTGAAATTTCTTAATTCTGTCGATTTTGGTGACTTATTGCTATATAACATACAACTCTTCAATCAAAAGACCGAAGTTCTGTCCTACTACCAAAACAAGTTTAAATATGTCATGGTAGATGAATATCAAGATACAAATGCAATACAATATCTTTGGCTAAAATACCTTGCAAAAGAGCACTCAAATATTTGCTGTGTAGGAGATGATGACCAGTCGATATATAGTTGGCGTGGTGCAGAAGTTGAAAATATTTTGAAGTTCTCCGATGATTTTAAAAATGCAAAAACCTTCAAGCTAGAGTGTAACTACAGGTCAACATCCCACATACTTGCAACTGCGTCATATGTTATCAATCACAATAAGACTCGCTTAGAAAAAAAATTGTGGACAACAAACATTGAAGGGGAAAAGGTAAATCTAATAAAATTATGGGACGGAAAAGCTGAAGCAAGGTTCATAAGCGAACAGATATTAAAGCTCAATAAATACAGATTTAGTGACATTGCAGTGCTGGTAAGGGCCACTTTTCAAACTAGAGTTCTCGAAGAGTATTTTATAAAATATTCAATTCCCTACAAGATTATAAGTGGCGTAAAATTCTACGAACGTCAGGAAGTCAGGGATATAATTGCATATTTAAGACTTGTTACAAACAATAACGATGACTTAGCTTTCGAAAGGATAGTAAATCGGCCAAAAAGAAGCATAGGAGCTACAACTCTAAAGAAAATATACACGACTGCTCAGGATAATAAAATTTCTTTTTTTGAGGCAGCAAAAATACTAGTTAATAGTAATCAAGTAACTGAAAGAATTAAACTCTCACTCAACGATTTTTTAAATAAAATTAAAGCTTGGGAAGAAATAGTAAGCGTAAAACCACTGCATGAATTCGTTAAAATCGTAGCAAACCAATCAGGGTATATTGAAATGCTTGAAAATGATGAGGTAACAGGCTTAGCACGAATAGAAAATGTCAAAGAGCTCATCTCATCTTTAAAAAATTTCGATAATGCCACAACTTTCTTGGAGCATATAAGTCTGGTGATGGAAGTGGATAATATGAATAACGATGATACTGTATATGTTATGACTCTTCATGCAGCCAAAGGACTTGAATTCCCGTGCGTGTTTCTACCTGGTTGGGAAGAGGGATTATTTCCTCATCAGAGATCTTTTGATGACAAAAGTGGTAAAGCTTTAGAAGAAGAAAGGAGACTCGCATATGTTGGCATAACCAGGGCAAAGGAAAGGTTAATCATTTCATGTGCAGATAGGAGGGAAATTAACAACCAGTGGCAACCGATGCGCACTTCTCGGTTCATTAAAGAATTGCCAAGAGAAAATGTTGAGGTAATCAAGAGTAACGCCTACTGTTGA
- a CDS encoding IS4 family transposase: MDRIACLSKDLNEFFNEKADEISIAVGFIKRKRKLNGSSFIKAMVFGNIGVGDCSIETMCQLLNGDSIEITKQGLDFRFTEEAVEFMKRMYNESLVLFKNSLQVDCRILKQFRSIKLLDSSYISLPSSMEDMYKGYGSSYRDCESNTKSGIKLQLVFDYLNQALDKLNLIEGIRSDQGYRDYLNGLSANDLLIFDLCYFVPSSFKQIDEAGAYFVSRYKSDTNIYDIETNQKIELLECLEGQSLLEMEVLLGKEVKIKVRIICQKLTEEQSIIRRRANKLAKSHGYTSSQKNQKLLDWSIFITNVPESKISAEQVLTVYRVRWQIELLFKLYKSHIRLDELKGKPYRVLCELYAKLCAILIFHGIVGCIKLKENTELSLTKAFIELKRRIRELFLALSSKINNLRIFLKKLTTDWSQFSVKDRYRKTRVSTLSSLNFLTLAS; this comes from the coding sequence ATGGACAGAATAGCTTGCTTATCAAAAGACCTCAATGAATTCTTTAATGAAAAAGCAGACGAAATATCAATTGCAGTAGGTTTTATAAAAAGAAAGAGAAAACTTAATGGCTCATCATTCATAAAAGCTATGGTTTTTGGTAACATAGGAGTTGGTGATTGTAGCATAGAAACAATGTGCCAATTGCTAAATGGAGACTCGATAGAAATTACAAAACAGGGTTTGGATTTTAGATTTACTGAAGAAGCAGTGGAATTTATGAAAAGAATGTATAATGAATCTTTAGTTTTATTTAAAAACAGCTTACAGGTTGATTGCAGAATTTTGAAGCAATTTAGAAGCATTAAGCTATTGGATAGTAGCTATATTAGCCTGCCCAGTAGCATGGAAGATATGTACAAAGGATATGGGAGTAGCTATAGAGATTGTGAGAGTAATACCAAATCAGGAATAAAGCTGCAGTTAGTCTTTGATTACCTGAACCAAGCGCTAGATAAGTTAAATTTAATAGAAGGAATAAGGTCGGATCAAGGTTATAGGGATTATCTGAACGGTTTATCAGCCAATGATTTGCTAATATTTGATTTGTGCTACTTTGTGCCTAGTTCTTTTAAACAGATTGATGAAGCAGGTGCATATTTTGTTAGTCGTTATAAGTCTGATACCAATATATATGATATAGAAACAAATCAAAAAATAGAGTTGTTGGAATGTTTAGAAGGTCAATCCCTTCTAGAGATGGAAGTGCTATTAGGAAAAGAAGTAAAAATTAAAGTGAGAATTATATGTCAAAAATTAACTGAAGAACAGTCTATAATTAGAAGAAGGGCTAATAAGTTAGCAAAATCACATGGATATACATCTTCTCAAAAGAATCAAAAATTGCTGGATTGGTCGATATTCATAACTAACGTTCCAGAGAGTAAAATCAGCGCTGAACAAGTATTAACAGTTTACAGGGTAAGATGGCAGATTGAATTATTATTTAAATTGTATAAGAGTCACATCAGGCTTGACGAACTTAAAGGAAAACCATACAGAGTATTATGTGAACTATACGCTAAATTGTGCGCAATTCTTATATTTCATGGAATAGTTGGTTGTATAAAACTGAAAGAGAATACAGAGCTGAGTTTAACAAAGGCATTCATTGAATTAAAAAGAAGGATTAGGGAGTTGTTTTTAGCGTTAAGCAGTAAAATTAATAATTTGAGAATTTTCCTGAAAAAACTTACCACAGACTGGTCACAATTTTCTGTGAAAGATAGATATAGAAAAACTAGAGTATCCACCTTAAGTTCATTGAATTTTCTTACCCTTGCTTCTTAA